The Syngnathus typhle isolate RoL2023-S1 ecotype Sweden linkage group LG11, RoL_Styp_1.0, whole genome shotgun sequence genome contains a region encoding:
- the LOC133162710 gene encoding uncharacterized protein LOC133162710, translated as MNLVDRAQSVLPVGWVKVGRTKRSLNWKGDSDPTYIDAIGVPRGVPSEYKLVDQIAAGWESSICWWCTVNKNVDRINYIHYNVQKLGNWTQAGLEAVHEQLATTSLTAFQNRIALDMLLSEKGGVCAMFGEQCYTFIPNNTAPDGSLTRAIAGLQSLNARMKEHSGVDTSVWDKWMDVFGKYKALVSSILISVAVFAAILTLCGCCCVPCLRALFNRLITTAISPMEDKMARMYLMSERQDDDDDDDVGGEAQGQLVSRGSGLQRASAVLSVKRSNIHQKNGRHGRASRVGRQPGPDAPALDPLQPPRTPLSTLKDTASRFGDCCRERGCQPSKNRLCIPGVTDRPRPCGLAPHNIIS; from the exons ATGAATCTTGTGGATAGGGCACAAAGTGTGTTGCCGGTGGGATGGGTTAAAGTCGGTAGAACCAAAAGATCTTTAAATTGGAAAGGCGACAGTGATCCGACTTACATAGATGCAATTGGAGTGCCCAGAGGGGTTCCTAGTGAATACAAATTAGTAGACCAAATTGCGgcaggatgggagtcctccatttgctggtggtgtacggtgaacaagaacgtagacagaataaattacatccactacaatgtgcaaaaattgggcaattggacacaagcagggcttgaggcagtgcatgaacagctagccacgacCTCCCTAACGGCATTCCAGAACcgtattgctcttgatatgttgttgtctgagaaaggaggggtctgcgcaatgttcggagaacaatgctacaccttcatccccaacaacaccgcccctgatgggagcctgacgagggcaattgcaggcctgcaatccctcaatgcgaggatgaaagagcactctggtgtggacacatcagtgtgggacaaatggatggatgtttttgggaagtataaagcccttgtgtcctccattttgatatcagttgcagtatttgctgctatactcaccttgtgtggatgttgttgtgttccttgcctgcgtgctctgtttaaccgtctcatcactacagcaatatcgcccatggaggacaagatggctcggatgtacctaatgtctgagcgacaagatgatgacgatgatgatgatgtcggcggagaggcacaggggcagctcgtgtcaagggggagtggccttcagcgggcaagtgctgttctgagcgtcaaa cgatcgaatattcaccagaagaatggaaggcacggccgggcgagcagggttggccgccagcctggcccggatgcCCCCGCGCTTgaccctcttcagcctcctcgcactcCGCTTTCGACGCTAAa ggacacggcatccaggtttggagattgctgccgggaacgaggctgccaaccatctaagaacagactctgcattcctggggtcacagatcggccaaggccatgcggcctcgcaccacacaacattattagctag